One Cottoperca gobio unplaced genomic scaffold, fCotGob3.1 fCotGob3_245arrow_ctg1, whole genome shotgun sequence genomic region harbors:
- the ppp2r5eb gene encoding protein phosphatase 2, regulatory subunit B', epsilon isoform X3 — translation MMGDRPSPPRAMSSAATTSPSVDKVDGFSRKSVRKAKQKRSQSSSQFRSQGKPIELTPLPLLKDVPAPEQPELFLKKLQQCCTVFDFMDTLSDLKMKEYKRSTLNELVDYVTVSRGYLTEQAYPDVVKMVSHNIFRTLPPSDSNEFDPEEDEPTLEASWPHLQLVYEFFIRFLESQEFQPSIAKKYIDQKFVLQLLELFDSEDPRERDYLKTVLHRIYGKFLGLRAFIRKQINNIFLRFVYETEHFNGVAELLEILGSIINGFALPLKAEHKQFLVKVLIPLHTVRSLSLFHAQLAYCIVQFLEKDPTLTEPVIRGLLKFWPKTCSQKEVMFLGELEEILDVIEPTQFVKIQEPLFKQISRCVSSPHFQVAERALYYWNNEYIMSLIEENSSVILPIMFASLYRISKEHWNPAIVALVYNVLKAFMEMNSTLFDELTATYKSDRQREKKKEKEREELWKKLEDLELKRGLRSDGIIPT, via the exons ATGATGGGTGATCGCCCAAGTCCGCCCAG GGCTATGTCCTCGGCAGCCACCACATCTCCATCTGTGGACAAAGTGGACGGATTTTCACGGAAGTCTGTCAGGAAGGCCAAGCAGAAGCGGTCGCAGAGTTCGTCCCAGTTCCGCTCTCAGGGCAAACCCATAGAGCTCACGCCCTTGCCACTGCTCAAGG ACGTGCCAGCGCCGGAGCAGCCGGAGCTGTTCCtgaagaagctgcagcagtGCTGTACTGTCTTTGACTTCATGGACACGCTGTCGGACCTCAAGATGAAGGAGTACAAACGCTCCACGCTCAACGAGCTGGTGGACTACGTGACCGTCAGCCGGGGCTACCTGACAGAGCAGGCCTACCCCGATGTCGTCAAAATG gTGTCTCACAACATATTCCGGACCCTTCCGCCCAGTGACAGTAATGAGTTTGACCCCGAGGAAGACGAGCCCACGCTCGAGGCCTCCTGGCCACACTTACAG TTGGTATACGAGTTCTTCATCCGGTTCTTGGAGAGTCAGGAATTCCAGCCCAGCATTGCCAAAAAGTACATAGACCAGAAGTTTGTCCTACAG CTCTTGGAGTTGTTTGACAGCGAGGATCCTCGGGAGAGAGACTACCTGAAGACAGTCTTGCATAGAATCTACGGCAAATTCCTGGGTCTGAGGGCTTTTATACGAAAACAGATCAATAATATTTTTCTACG TTTTGTTTATGAGACGGAGCACTTCAACGGGGTGGCTGAGTTGCTGGAGATCCTGGGGAG tataATCAATGGTTTCGCTCTGCCACTGAAAGCGGAGCATAAACAGTTTCTGGTCAAAGTGTTGATCCCCCTCCACACTGTCAGGAGTCTGTCCCTCTTCCACGCacag TTGGCGTATTGCATTGTACAGTTCCTAGAGAAAGACCCAACATTAACAGAACCA GTCATCAGAGGCCTCCTGAAGTTCTGGCCAAAAACCTGCAGTCAAAAAGAG GTGATGTTTCTAGGGGAGCTGGAGGAGATCCTGGACGTCATCGAACCCACACAGTTCGTTAAGATCCAGGAGCCGCTCTTCAAACAGATCTCCAGATGTGTCTCCAGCCCACATTTCCAG GTTGCAGAGCGAGCTCTGTACTACTGGAACAACGAGTACATCATGAGTCTGATCGAGGAGAACTCCAGCGTCATCCTGCCCATCATGTTCGCCAGCCTCTACAGGATCTCCAAAGAGCACTGGAACCC GGCGATCGTGGCGCTGGTTTACAACGTACTGAAGGCCTTCATGGAGATGAACAGTACCTTATTTGATGAACTCACAGCCACTTACAAGTCGGACCGCCAGCG tgagaagaagaaggagaaggagcgaGAGGAGCTCTGGAAGAAGCTGGAGGACTTGGAGCTGAAGAGGGGCCTTAGGAGCGATGGGATCATCCCAACTTAA
- the ppp2r5eb gene encoding protein phosphatase 2, regulatory subunit B', epsilon isoform X5, translating to MDTLSDLKMKEYKRSTLNELVDYVTVSRGYLTEQAYPDVVKMVSHNIFRTLPPSDSNEFDPEEDEPTLEASWPHLQLVYEFFIRFLESQEFQPSIAKKYIDQKFVLQLLELFDSEDPRERDYLKTVLHRIYGKFLGLRAFIRKQINNIFLRFVYETEHFNGVAELLEILGSIINGFALPLKAEHKQFLVKVLIPLHTVRSLSLFHAQLAYCIVQFLEKDPTLTEPVIRGLLKFWPKTCSQKEVMFLGELEEILDVIEPTQFVKIQEPLFKQISRCVSSPHFQVAERALYYWNNEYIMSLIEENSSVILPIMFASLYRISKEHWNPAIVALVYNVLKAFMEMNSTLFDELTATYKSDRQREKKKEKEREELWKKLEDLELKRGLRSDGIIPT from the exons ATGGACACGCTGTCGGACCTCAAGATGAAGGAGTACAAACGCTCCACGCTCAACGAGCTGGTGGACTACGTGACCGTCAGCCGGGGCTACCTGACAGAGCAGGCCTACCCCGATGTCGTCAAAATG gTGTCTCACAACATATTCCGGACCCTTCCGCCCAGTGACAGTAATGAGTTTGACCCCGAGGAAGACGAGCCCACGCTCGAGGCCTCCTGGCCACACTTACAG TTGGTATACGAGTTCTTCATCCGGTTCTTGGAGAGTCAGGAATTCCAGCCCAGCATTGCCAAAAAGTACATAGACCAGAAGTTTGTCCTACAG CTCTTGGAGTTGTTTGACAGCGAGGATCCTCGGGAGAGAGACTACCTGAAGACAGTCTTGCATAGAATCTACGGCAAATTCCTGGGTCTGAGGGCTTTTATACGAAAACAGATCAATAATATTTTTCTACG TTTTGTTTATGAGACGGAGCACTTCAACGGGGTGGCTGAGTTGCTGGAGATCCTGGGGAG tataATCAATGGTTTCGCTCTGCCACTGAAAGCGGAGCATAAACAGTTTCTGGTCAAAGTGTTGATCCCCCTCCACACTGTCAGGAGTCTGTCCCTCTTCCACGCacag TTGGCGTATTGCATTGTACAGTTCCTAGAGAAAGACCCAACATTAACAGAACCA GTCATCAGAGGCCTCCTGAAGTTCTGGCCAAAAACCTGCAGTCAAAAAGAG GTGATGTTTCTAGGGGAGCTGGAGGAGATCCTGGACGTCATCGAACCCACACAGTTCGTTAAGATCCAGGAGCCGCTCTTCAAACAGATCTCCAGATGTGTCTCCAGCCCACATTTCCAG GTTGCAGAGCGAGCTCTGTACTACTGGAACAACGAGTACATCATGAGTCTGATCGAGGAGAACTCCAGCGTCATCCTGCCCATCATGTTCGCCAGCCTCTACAGGATCTCCAAAGAGCACTGGAACCC GGCGATCGTGGCGCTGGTTTACAACGTACTGAAGGCCTTCATGGAGATGAACAGTACCTTATTTGATGAACTCACAGCCACTTACAAGTCGGACCGCCAGCG tgagaagaagaaggagaaggagcgaGAGGAGCTCTGGAAGAAGCTGGAGGACTTGGAGCTGAAGAGGGGCCTTAGGAGCGATGGGATCATCCCAACTTAA
- the ppp2r5eb gene encoding protein phosphatase 2, regulatory subunit B', epsilon isoform X1 — MVVHGDSSAPLHSRAMSSAATTSPSVDKVDGFSRKSVRKAKQKRSQSSSQFRSQGKPIELTPLPLLKDVPAPEQPELFLKKLQQCCTVFDFMDTLSDLKMKEYKRSTLNELVDYVTVSRGYLTEQAYPDVVKMVSHNIFRTLPPSDSNEFDPEEDEPTLEASWPHLQLVYEFFIRFLESQEFQPSIAKKYIDQKFVLQLLELFDSEDPRERDYLKTVLHRIYGKFLGLRAFIRKQINNIFLRFVYETEHFNGVAELLEILGSIINGFALPLKAEHKQFLVKVLIPLHTVRSLSLFHAQLAYCIVQFLEKDPTLTEPVIRGLLKFWPKTCSQKEVMFLGELEEILDVIEPTQFVKIQEPLFKQISRCVSSPHFQVAERALYYWNNEYIMSLIEENSSVILPIMFASLYRISKEHWNPAIVALVYNVLKAFMEMNSTLFDELTATYKSDRQREKKKEKEREELWKKLEDLELKRGLRSDGIIPT; from the exons ATGGTTGTACATGGGGATTCCAGTGCCCCTTTGCACAG CAGGGCTATGTCCTCGGCAGCCACCACATCTCCATCTGTGGACAAAGTGGACGGATTTTCACGGAAGTCTGTCAGGAAGGCCAAGCAGAAGCGGTCGCAGAGTTCGTCCCAGTTCCGCTCTCAGGGCAAACCCATAGAGCTCACGCCCTTGCCACTGCTCAAGG ACGTGCCAGCGCCGGAGCAGCCGGAGCTGTTCCtgaagaagctgcagcagtGCTGTACTGTCTTTGACTTCATGGACACGCTGTCGGACCTCAAGATGAAGGAGTACAAACGCTCCACGCTCAACGAGCTGGTGGACTACGTGACCGTCAGCCGGGGCTACCTGACAGAGCAGGCCTACCCCGATGTCGTCAAAATG gTGTCTCACAACATATTCCGGACCCTTCCGCCCAGTGACAGTAATGAGTTTGACCCCGAGGAAGACGAGCCCACGCTCGAGGCCTCCTGGCCACACTTACAG TTGGTATACGAGTTCTTCATCCGGTTCTTGGAGAGTCAGGAATTCCAGCCCAGCATTGCCAAAAAGTACATAGACCAGAAGTTTGTCCTACAG CTCTTGGAGTTGTTTGACAGCGAGGATCCTCGGGAGAGAGACTACCTGAAGACAGTCTTGCATAGAATCTACGGCAAATTCCTGGGTCTGAGGGCTTTTATACGAAAACAGATCAATAATATTTTTCTACG TTTTGTTTATGAGACGGAGCACTTCAACGGGGTGGCTGAGTTGCTGGAGATCCTGGGGAG tataATCAATGGTTTCGCTCTGCCACTGAAAGCGGAGCATAAACAGTTTCTGGTCAAAGTGTTGATCCCCCTCCACACTGTCAGGAGTCTGTCCCTCTTCCACGCacag TTGGCGTATTGCATTGTACAGTTCCTAGAGAAAGACCCAACATTAACAGAACCA GTCATCAGAGGCCTCCTGAAGTTCTGGCCAAAAACCTGCAGTCAAAAAGAG GTGATGTTTCTAGGGGAGCTGGAGGAGATCCTGGACGTCATCGAACCCACACAGTTCGTTAAGATCCAGGAGCCGCTCTTCAAACAGATCTCCAGATGTGTCTCCAGCCCACATTTCCAG GTTGCAGAGCGAGCTCTGTACTACTGGAACAACGAGTACATCATGAGTCTGATCGAGGAGAACTCCAGCGTCATCCTGCCCATCATGTTCGCCAGCCTCTACAGGATCTCCAAAGAGCACTGGAACCC GGCGATCGTGGCGCTGGTTTACAACGTACTGAAGGCCTTCATGGAGATGAACAGTACCTTATTTGATGAACTCACAGCCACTTACAAGTCGGACCGCCAGCG tgagaagaagaaggagaaggagcgaGAGGAGCTCTGGAAGAAGCTGGAGGACTTGGAGCTGAAGAGGGGCCTTAGGAGCGATGGGATCATCCCAACTTAA
- the ppp2r5eb gene encoding protein phosphatase 2, regulatory subunit B', epsilon isoform X4, translated as MSSAATTSPSVDKVDGFSRKSVRKAKQKRSQSSSQFRSQGKPIELTPLPLLKDVPAPEQPELFLKKLQQCCTVFDFMDTLSDLKMKEYKRSTLNELVDYVTVSRGYLTEQAYPDVVKMVSHNIFRTLPPSDSNEFDPEEDEPTLEASWPHLQLVYEFFIRFLESQEFQPSIAKKYIDQKFVLQLLELFDSEDPRERDYLKTVLHRIYGKFLGLRAFIRKQINNIFLRFVYETEHFNGVAELLEILGSIINGFALPLKAEHKQFLVKVLIPLHTVRSLSLFHAQLAYCIVQFLEKDPTLTEPVIRGLLKFWPKTCSQKEVMFLGELEEILDVIEPTQFVKIQEPLFKQISRCVSSPHFQVAERALYYWNNEYIMSLIEENSSVILPIMFASLYRISKEHWNPAIVALVYNVLKAFMEMNSTLFDELTATYKSDRQREKKKEKEREELWKKLEDLELKRGLRSDGIIPT; from the exons ATGTCCTCGGCAGCCACCACATCTCCATCTGTGGACAAAGTGGACGGATTTTCACGGAAGTCTGTCAGGAAGGCCAAGCAGAAGCGGTCGCAGAGTTCGTCCCAGTTCCGCTCTCAGGGCAAACCCATAGAGCTCACGCCCTTGCCACTGCTCAAGG ACGTGCCAGCGCCGGAGCAGCCGGAGCTGTTCCtgaagaagctgcagcagtGCTGTACTGTCTTTGACTTCATGGACACGCTGTCGGACCTCAAGATGAAGGAGTACAAACGCTCCACGCTCAACGAGCTGGTGGACTACGTGACCGTCAGCCGGGGCTACCTGACAGAGCAGGCCTACCCCGATGTCGTCAAAATG gTGTCTCACAACATATTCCGGACCCTTCCGCCCAGTGACAGTAATGAGTTTGACCCCGAGGAAGACGAGCCCACGCTCGAGGCCTCCTGGCCACACTTACAG TTGGTATACGAGTTCTTCATCCGGTTCTTGGAGAGTCAGGAATTCCAGCCCAGCATTGCCAAAAAGTACATAGACCAGAAGTTTGTCCTACAG CTCTTGGAGTTGTTTGACAGCGAGGATCCTCGGGAGAGAGACTACCTGAAGACAGTCTTGCATAGAATCTACGGCAAATTCCTGGGTCTGAGGGCTTTTATACGAAAACAGATCAATAATATTTTTCTACG TTTTGTTTATGAGACGGAGCACTTCAACGGGGTGGCTGAGTTGCTGGAGATCCTGGGGAG tataATCAATGGTTTCGCTCTGCCACTGAAAGCGGAGCATAAACAGTTTCTGGTCAAAGTGTTGATCCCCCTCCACACTGTCAGGAGTCTGTCCCTCTTCCACGCacag TTGGCGTATTGCATTGTACAGTTCCTAGAGAAAGACCCAACATTAACAGAACCA GTCATCAGAGGCCTCCTGAAGTTCTGGCCAAAAACCTGCAGTCAAAAAGAG GTGATGTTTCTAGGGGAGCTGGAGGAGATCCTGGACGTCATCGAACCCACACAGTTCGTTAAGATCCAGGAGCCGCTCTTCAAACAGATCTCCAGATGTGTCTCCAGCCCACATTTCCAG GTTGCAGAGCGAGCTCTGTACTACTGGAACAACGAGTACATCATGAGTCTGATCGAGGAGAACTCCAGCGTCATCCTGCCCATCATGTTCGCCAGCCTCTACAGGATCTCCAAAGAGCACTGGAACCC GGCGATCGTGGCGCTGGTTTACAACGTACTGAAGGCCTTCATGGAGATGAACAGTACCTTATTTGATGAACTCACAGCCACTTACAAGTCGGACCGCCAGCG tgagaagaagaaggagaaggagcgaGAGGAGCTCTGGAAGAAGCTGGAGGACTTGGAGCTGAAGAGGGGCCTTAGGAGCGATGGGATCATCCCAACTTAA
- the ppp2r5eb gene encoding protein phosphatase 2, regulatory subunit B', epsilon isoform X2 — protein sequence MMGDRPSPPSRAMSSAATTSPSVDKVDGFSRKSVRKAKQKRSQSSSQFRSQGKPIELTPLPLLKDVPAPEQPELFLKKLQQCCTVFDFMDTLSDLKMKEYKRSTLNELVDYVTVSRGYLTEQAYPDVVKMVSHNIFRTLPPSDSNEFDPEEDEPTLEASWPHLQLVYEFFIRFLESQEFQPSIAKKYIDQKFVLQLLELFDSEDPRERDYLKTVLHRIYGKFLGLRAFIRKQINNIFLRFVYETEHFNGVAELLEILGSIINGFALPLKAEHKQFLVKVLIPLHTVRSLSLFHAQLAYCIVQFLEKDPTLTEPVIRGLLKFWPKTCSQKEVMFLGELEEILDVIEPTQFVKIQEPLFKQISRCVSSPHFQVAERALYYWNNEYIMSLIEENSSVILPIMFASLYRISKEHWNPAIVALVYNVLKAFMEMNSTLFDELTATYKSDRQREKKKEKEREELWKKLEDLELKRGLRSDGIIPT from the exons ATGATGGGTGATCGCCCAAGTCCGCCCAG CAGGGCTATGTCCTCGGCAGCCACCACATCTCCATCTGTGGACAAAGTGGACGGATTTTCACGGAAGTCTGTCAGGAAGGCCAAGCAGAAGCGGTCGCAGAGTTCGTCCCAGTTCCGCTCTCAGGGCAAACCCATAGAGCTCACGCCCTTGCCACTGCTCAAGG ACGTGCCAGCGCCGGAGCAGCCGGAGCTGTTCCtgaagaagctgcagcagtGCTGTACTGTCTTTGACTTCATGGACACGCTGTCGGACCTCAAGATGAAGGAGTACAAACGCTCCACGCTCAACGAGCTGGTGGACTACGTGACCGTCAGCCGGGGCTACCTGACAGAGCAGGCCTACCCCGATGTCGTCAAAATG gTGTCTCACAACATATTCCGGACCCTTCCGCCCAGTGACAGTAATGAGTTTGACCCCGAGGAAGACGAGCCCACGCTCGAGGCCTCCTGGCCACACTTACAG TTGGTATACGAGTTCTTCATCCGGTTCTTGGAGAGTCAGGAATTCCAGCCCAGCATTGCCAAAAAGTACATAGACCAGAAGTTTGTCCTACAG CTCTTGGAGTTGTTTGACAGCGAGGATCCTCGGGAGAGAGACTACCTGAAGACAGTCTTGCATAGAATCTACGGCAAATTCCTGGGTCTGAGGGCTTTTATACGAAAACAGATCAATAATATTTTTCTACG TTTTGTTTATGAGACGGAGCACTTCAACGGGGTGGCTGAGTTGCTGGAGATCCTGGGGAG tataATCAATGGTTTCGCTCTGCCACTGAAAGCGGAGCATAAACAGTTTCTGGTCAAAGTGTTGATCCCCCTCCACACTGTCAGGAGTCTGTCCCTCTTCCACGCacag TTGGCGTATTGCATTGTACAGTTCCTAGAGAAAGACCCAACATTAACAGAACCA GTCATCAGAGGCCTCCTGAAGTTCTGGCCAAAAACCTGCAGTCAAAAAGAG GTGATGTTTCTAGGGGAGCTGGAGGAGATCCTGGACGTCATCGAACCCACACAGTTCGTTAAGATCCAGGAGCCGCTCTTCAAACAGATCTCCAGATGTGTCTCCAGCCCACATTTCCAG GTTGCAGAGCGAGCTCTGTACTACTGGAACAACGAGTACATCATGAGTCTGATCGAGGAGAACTCCAGCGTCATCCTGCCCATCATGTTCGCCAGCCTCTACAGGATCTCCAAAGAGCACTGGAACCC GGCGATCGTGGCGCTGGTTTACAACGTACTGAAGGCCTTCATGGAGATGAACAGTACCTTATTTGATGAACTCACAGCCACTTACAAGTCGGACCGCCAGCG tgagaagaagaaggagaaggagcgaGAGGAGCTCTGGAAGAAGCTGGAGGACTTGGAGCTGAAGAGGGGCCTTAGGAGCGATGGGATCATCCCAACTTAA